One Alcaligenes ammonioxydans DNA segment encodes these proteins:
- a CDS encoding YqaE/Pmp3 family membrane protein — protein MRLLIALLLPWLGFFTIGRPVAGIICLILQLTLIGWIPAAIWAVYALSQYKTDKKIEQALGKR, from the coding sequence ATGCGCTTACTGATCGCACTCCTGTTGCCCTGGTTGGGTTTTTTCACGATTGGCCGGCCTGTGGCGGGCATTATTTGCCTGATCTTGCAGTTGACCCTGATTGGATGGATTCCCGCCGCGATTTGGGCGGTATATGCACTTAGCCAATACAAGACCGACAAGAAAATCGAACAAGCCCTGGGCAAGCGTTAA
- a CDS encoding acetyl-CoA hydrolase/transferase family protein: MFKDRIRFPGLEGKVMTAQEAVAFFKDGMNVGMSGFTRAGDCKVMPRALAERARTEPLKLNVVTGASLGNDSDGLMAQAGVLARRSPFQVDSVLRRHINEGKVLFTDQHLSLTVEHMRSGNLPAIDIAVIEAVAITETGAIVPTTSVGNSASFAQQASQIIVELNLSMPVEMEGLHDIYVPQARPHRQPIELTDVDQRIGTTAIEVDPARIVGIVVTDALDSPSSVLPPDQETQAIAGHIIEFLKAEVDAGRMSHSLLPLQVGIGTIANAVTYGLLDSPFTDMQMYSEVLQDSAIAMLDSGQLSFASASSLTLSAPKMAQFLEGLENYRDKLVLRPQEISNHPELVRRLGIIAINTALEFDIYGNVNSTHVCGTHMMNGIGGSGDFARNAHLSIFVSKSVAKDGAISSVVPMVSHVDHCEHDVAVLVSEWGLADLRGLAPRERARVIIEKCAHPDYRPALLDYLERASQRGGHTPHILEEALSWHVRFQQEGTMKQEQFHTQELLAV, from the coding sequence ATGTTCAAGGATCGCATTCGTTTCCCCGGGTTGGAAGGCAAAGTCATGACCGCTCAGGAGGCCGTCGCCTTCTTCAAGGACGGGATGAATGTCGGGATGAGCGGCTTTACCCGTGCCGGGGACTGTAAGGTCATGCCTCGAGCTTTGGCCGAGCGCGCCCGCACCGAGCCATTAAAACTGAATGTGGTAACCGGCGCCTCGCTGGGGAATGATAGCGATGGTTTGATGGCGCAAGCAGGTGTGCTCGCCCGTCGTTCGCCGTTTCAAGTAGATTCAGTGTTGCGCCGTCACATCAATGAAGGCAAGGTCCTGTTTACGGATCAGCACTTGTCCTTGACCGTCGAGCACATGCGTTCGGGCAATCTGCCTGCGATTGATATCGCGGTGATTGAGGCCGTTGCCATTACCGAGACTGGCGCGATTGTGCCCACCACTTCGGTTGGCAACTCGGCCAGTTTCGCCCAGCAGGCCAGTCAGATCATTGTCGAGCTGAACCTGAGCATGCCGGTGGAAATGGAAGGTCTGCACGATATTTATGTACCCCAGGCCCGCCCCCATCGTCAGCCTATTGAGTTGACCGATGTGGACCAACGTATTGGCACCACCGCGATTGAGGTTGATCCTGCCCGTATTGTGGGTATCGTAGTGACCGACGCTTTGGACAGTCCCTCCAGCGTGCTGCCCCCTGACCAGGAAACCCAGGCCATCGCCGGTCACATTATCGAATTTCTGAAAGCAGAGGTCGATGCGGGTCGTATGAGTCATTCCCTGCTGCCTTTGCAGGTCGGTATCGGGACGATTGCCAACGCCGTGACCTATGGTTTGCTGGATTCGCCTTTCACGGACATGCAGATGTACTCGGAGGTGCTGCAAGACAGCGCAATTGCCATGCTGGATTCGGGCCAGTTGAGCTTTGCCTCTGCCTCTTCCTTGACCTTGTCGGCTCCCAAGATGGCCCAGTTTCTGGAGGGATTGGAAAACTATCGCGACAAGCTGGTCTTGCGTCCACAGGAAATCAGCAATCACCCAGAGCTGGTTCGCCGCCTGGGTATTATCGCGATCAACACGGCCCTGGAGTTTGATATCTACGGCAATGTGAACTCCACCCACGTTTGCGGCACGCACATGATGAATGGCATTGGCGGCTCCGGTGACTTTGCCCGTAATGCGCATTTGTCCATTTTTGTCAGCAAGTCCGTGGCCAAAGACGGCGCCATCTCCAGTGTCGTGCCCATGGTCTCGCATGTAGACCACTGCGAGCATGACGTGGCGGTACTGGTGTCTGAATGGGGCCTGGCGGATTTGCGCGGTTTGGCGCCTCGGGAGCGGGCCCGCGTCATCATCGAAAAATGTGCTCACCCAGACTATCGTCCTGCTTTGCTGGATTATCTTGAACGCGCCAGTCAGCGTGGCGGCCATACGCCCCATATCCTGGAAGAAGCGTTGTCCTGGCATGTTCGTTTTCAGCAAGAGGGCACCATGAAACAGGAGCAGTTCCACACGCAGGAGCTCCTTGCCGTGTAG
- the ahpF gene encoding alkyl hydroperoxide reductase subunit F yields MLDANIKTQLKAYLEKITQPIEIVASLDTGAKSVELRELLQEIDGLSDKTSYREDADAQERKPSFQINRPGTDISVSFAGIPMGHEFTSLILALLQVGGHEIKLDAAVIEQIRNLPGDFVFETYFSLSCQNCPDVVQALNAMSVINPRIKHVAIDGALFQDEVQQRNIMSVPAVFLNGEMFHQGRASAEELLAKLDTGDNSARAEALNAKDEFDVLIVGGGPAGAAAAVYAARKGIRTGVLAERFGGQVLDTMSIENYISVVETNGPAFATALEQHVKTYDVDIMNLHRAQGIRREGKQIVVDVDGGAQLKAKSVILATGARWRELNVPGEQDYRNRGVAYCPHCDGPLFKGKDVAVVGGGNSGVEAAIDLAGLVKHVTLIEFGDALRADQVLQNKLRSLPNVTIIMQAQTTEVLGDGTKVVGLNYLDRATQQAKSLKLDGVFVQIGLVPNTEWLKGSDVALSRHGEIEVDVRGATSLAGVFAAGDVTTVPYKQIVIAAGEGAKAALSAFDYLIRSSAELEAPVVENATA; encoded by the coding sequence ATGTTAGATGCAAACATCAAAACTCAATTGAAGGCATACCTCGAGAAGATCACGCAACCGATCGAGATCGTTGCGTCGCTGGATACTGGCGCCAAGTCCGTCGAGCTGCGCGAACTGTTGCAAGAAATTGATGGTCTGTCCGACAAGACCAGCTATCGTGAAGATGCGGATGCGCAAGAGCGCAAGCCTTCCTTCCAGATCAACCGTCCCGGTACCGACATTAGCGTGAGCTTTGCGGGTATTCCGATGGGACACGAATTTACCTCTTTGATCCTGGCCCTGCTGCAAGTCGGTGGTCACGAGATCAAACTGGATGCCGCTGTGATTGAGCAGATCCGTAATCTGCCCGGCGACTTTGTGTTTGAAACCTATTTCTCGCTGTCGTGCCAGAACTGTCCTGACGTGGTTCAGGCTCTGAACGCCATGTCCGTGATCAACCCACGTATCAAGCACGTGGCAATTGATGGCGCCCTGTTCCAGGACGAAGTCCAACAGCGCAACATCATGTCGGTTCCGGCCGTGTTCCTGAATGGTGAAATGTTCCACCAGGGGCGTGCCAGTGCCGAGGAATTGCTGGCCAAGCTGGATACGGGTGATAACTCGGCTCGTGCCGAAGCCTTGAATGCCAAGGACGAATTTGATGTGCTGATTGTGGGTGGTGGACCCGCCGGTGCAGCCGCTGCCGTGTATGCCGCTCGCAAGGGAATCCGCACGGGTGTGCTGGCCGAGCGTTTTGGCGGTCAGGTGCTCGATACCATGTCGATCGAGAACTACATCTCGGTTGTCGAAACCAATGGCCCTGCATTTGCGACCGCGCTGGAGCAACACGTTAAAACGTACGACGTGGACATCATGAATCTGCACCGTGCCCAGGGCATTCGTCGTGAAGGCAAGCAGATTGTGGTGGATGTCGATGGCGGCGCTCAACTCAAGGCCAAGTCTGTCATTTTGGCGACAGGTGCGCGCTGGCGTGAACTGAACGTGCCTGGTGAACAGGATTACCGTAACCGTGGCGTGGCGTACTGCCCGCACTGTGATGGTCCTTTGTTCAAGGGCAAGGATGTGGCAGTGGTGGGCGGCGGTAATTCCGGCGTTGAAGCTGCGATTGACCTGGCCGGTCTGGTCAAGCATGTCACCCTGATCGAGTTTGGCGATGCCTTGCGCGCTGACCAGGTCTTGCAGAACAAGTTGCGCAGCCTGCCTAACGTAACCATCATCATGCAGGCTCAGACTACGGAAGTGCTGGGTGATGGCACCAAGGTGGTCGGTTTGAACTACCTGGATCGTGCGACTCAGCAAGCCAAGAGCCTGAAGCTGGATGGCGTGTTTGTTCAGATTGGCCTGGTGCCCAACACGGAATGGCTCAAAGGTAGCGATGTGGCCTTGTCGCGCCACGGCGAGATCGAGGTCGATGTACGCGGTGCCACGTCATTGGCGGGCGTATTTGCCGCCGGGGACGTGACAACAGTGCCGTACAAACAGATCGTGATTGCTGCCGGTGAGGGTGCCAAAGCGGCTTTGAGCGCTTTTGATTACCTGATCCGCAGTTCGGCCGAGCTTGAAGCGCCAGTGGTAGAAAACGCAACGGCTTAA
- a CDS encoding LysR family transcriptional regulator produces MDIRSLRYFIETVKHQSFTQAAQSLNVTQSTISKMVRQLEDELGEPLLIRDHRHLQLTDCGKVVLERGQEVLQSMQGLLREVHEVQALQRGRLDLGIPPMINVLFTEVLKTFKNRHPRIELILHEETGMGIERMVAAGTVEMGLSILPLGPELNVSATPVAKHAVWAIGHKDTLPAGQKTIKLRELEKHPLIFLGEDYALTRMLRRAFAHAGLQINIAAQSNQWDWVASMAQAGMGVALLPQPFLSRLEPGDWLAKEVVEPGLNWEVALLWNGRYLSQAARAWLQVCSDVLGGNWPELEGD; encoded by the coding sequence ATGGACATCCGGTCCTTAAGATACTTCATTGAAACCGTTAAACATCAAAGCTTTACACAGGCAGCGCAGAGCCTGAACGTGACGCAGTCAACCATCAGCAAGATGGTGAGACAACTGGAAGATGAGCTGGGGGAACCCTTGCTGATCCGCGATCACCGGCACCTGCAGCTGACCGATTGCGGCAAAGTGGTGCTGGAGCGCGGGCAGGAGGTATTGCAGAGCATGCAGGGACTGCTGCGAGAGGTGCACGAAGTGCAGGCTTTGCAGCGTGGCCGTCTGGATCTGGGCATTCCGCCCATGATTAATGTGCTGTTTACAGAAGTGCTCAAGACGTTCAAGAATCGGCACCCACGCATCGAGCTTATTTTGCACGAGGAGACCGGCATGGGAATTGAGCGCATGGTTGCCGCGGGCACAGTCGAAATGGGGTTGAGCATTTTGCCCCTGGGACCCGAGTTAAATGTGTCGGCTACACCGGTGGCCAAGCATGCGGTCTGGGCGATTGGCCATAAAGACACGCTGCCCGCTGGACAAAAAACCATCAAACTGCGGGAGCTGGAAAAGCATCCTTTGATTTTTCTGGGCGAAGACTACGCCCTGACCCGCATGCTGCGGCGCGCCTTTGCCCACGCGGGCTTGCAAATCAATATCGCTGCGCAGAGCAATCAATGGGATTGGGTCGCGTCCATGGCGCAAGCGGGCATGGGAGTGGCCTTGTTACCCCAGCCATTCCTGTCCCGGCTGGAACCGGGCGATTGGCTTGCCAAAGAGGTTGTGGAGCCTGGACTGAACTGGGAAGTGGCTCTGCTCTGGAATGGGCGCTATCTGTCGCAGGCGGCCAGGGCCTGGCTGCAAGTTTGCAGCGATGTGCTGGGTGGAAACTGGCCGGAGCTGGAGGGTGATTAA
- a CDS encoding aminotransferase-like domain-containing protein — MEWMDWEPVRGSDVTLSDQLVAWVQQALHLRYRGGSRLPSVRRLAQSTGVSPHTVVAAYEKLMALGLVESRPGSGFFVRVLSPRRLRSESLQVQKKEPCKIDVNWMLNSFMGNSDNAGIPRQWLDNDMILAALRQVSRSAGSSLLGYGHSHGYRPLRQHIAGQLEDSGIPADPDTQLLLCSGVTQALDLLLRHWLRPGDAVVVEDPAWYLLFARLAVVDVRVLSVPRRADGPDLAVLEQLAHDHRPRLVILNTVVHNPTGFSLSPAVAHGILTLAQTWDFHIIEDDTYSELHAHPACRLAQLDQLKRVTLVGGYSKVMAAGLRVAYMAAAPELLRSLVNLKMLAGLTSPELSERVIHRVLVDGPYRKHLDRLRRYADADRQRTLEQLAQLGLTPDAPAQAGMFVWVNTGVDTESLVRALGRPGHLLVPGALFSPQQQPSTYMRINVSLGDDAPFWSDFASCLATARRIATSVPNAEAL, encoded by the coding sequence ATGGAATGGATGGATTGGGAGCCCGTACGCGGTTCGGATGTCACGCTCAGCGATCAATTGGTTGCGTGGGTGCAGCAGGCCTTACATTTGCGATATCGGGGCGGTAGCCGTCTACCCTCGGTGCGCCGACTGGCGCAGTCCACCGGGGTCAGTCCTCACACTGTGGTGGCGGCCTACGAGAAGTTGATGGCTTTGGGTTTGGTGGAGTCGCGGCCCGGTTCTGGCTTTTTTGTACGGGTGCTCAGTCCACGGCGCTTGCGCTCGGAGTCCTTGCAGGTACAGAAAAAAGAGCCGTGCAAAATCGATGTCAACTGGATGCTCAACAGCTTTATGGGCAATAGCGACAACGCGGGCATTCCGCGCCAGTGGCTCGATAACGACATGATCCTGGCAGCCTTGCGGCAAGTCAGTCGCAGTGCGGGTTCCAGTTTGCTGGGGTATGGCCATTCTCACGGCTACCGGCCCTTGCGGCAGCATATCGCGGGGCAGCTCGAAGACAGTGGCATACCGGCAGACCCCGACACGCAGCTTTTATTGTGCAGTGGTGTGACGCAGGCATTGGACCTGCTATTGCGTCATTGGCTGCGACCTGGCGATGCCGTGGTGGTCGAGGACCCTGCCTGGTATTTGCTCTTTGCCCGTCTGGCAGTCGTGGATGTGCGCGTGCTCAGTGTGCCGCGCCGGGCGGACGGCCCTGATCTGGCTGTACTGGAACAATTGGCGCACGACCATCGCCCCCGGCTGGTTATTTTGAATACCGTCGTGCACAACCCTACCGGCTTTAGCCTGAGCCCGGCGGTTGCGCACGGTATTTTGACCTTGGCGCAGACCTGGGATTTTCACATCATTGAGGACGATACCTATAGCGAGTTGCACGCCCACCCCGCGTGCCGTCTGGCTCAGCTCGATCAGCTCAAGCGGGTCACCTTGGTAGGAGGGTATTCCAAGGTCATGGCCGCAGGGTTGCGGGTGGCCTATATGGCGGCCGCCCCCGAGTTGCTGCGGTCGCTGGTGAATCTGAAGATGCTGGCGGGTCTGACCTCGCCCGAATTGAGTGAGCGCGTGATCCACCGGGTGTTGGTAGACGGGCCCTATCGTAAACATCTGGACCGGCTGCGTCGTTATGCCGACGCTGACCGGCAGCGCACGCTTGAACAATTGGCTCAGTTGGGCCTGACACCGGATGCTCCCGCGCAGGCGGGCATGTTTGTCTGGGTGAATACAGGGGTGGATACGGAAAGCCTGGTGCGCGCGTTGGGGCGCCCCGGTCACTTGCTCGTTCCCGGGGCCTTGTTTTCTCCGCAGCAGCAACCATCTACTTATATGCGCATCAACGTCTCCTTGGGCGACGATGCCCCTTTTTGGAGCGATTTTGCCAGTTGTTTGGCCACGGCAAGGCGGATCGCGACGAGCGTGCCGAACGCAGAAGCCTTATAG
- the ahpC gene encoding alkyl hydroperoxide reductase subunit C, with product MSLINTVIKPFKATAFHNGKFIEVSNETVAGKWAVFVFYPADFTFVCPTELEDLADHYAEFQKMGVEVYSVSTDTHFAHKAWHDTSEAIGKVNYPMIGDPTHQLSRNFGVLIEEEGIALRGTFVVNPEGEIKVLEIHDNGIGRVASELLRKVKAAQYIAAHPGEVCPAKWEEGAKTLTPSLDLVGKI from the coding sequence ATGTCTTTGATCAACACCGTCATCAAACCTTTTAAAGCAACCGCTTTTCACAACGGCAAATTTATCGAAGTCAGCAACGAAACCGTTGCCGGTAAGTGGGCTGTTTTTGTTTTCTACCCAGCCGACTTTACCTTTGTTTGCCCAACCGAACTGGAAGATCTGGCCGATCATTACGCCGAATTCCAAAAAATGGGCGTAGAGGTCTACTCCGTGTCCACCGACACCCACTTTGCTCACAAAGCATGGCACGACACCTCCGAAGCCATCGGCAAAGTGAACTACCCCATGATTGGTGACCCCACTCATCAACTGTCGCGCAACTTTGGCGTGCTGATTGAGGAAGAAGGTATTGCTCTGCGTGGCACGTTCGTGGTGAACCCAGAAGGCGAAATCAAGGTTCTGGAAATCCACGACAACGGTATCGGCCGTGTGGCTTCCGAGCTGCTGCGCAAAGTGAAAGCTGCTCAGTACATCGCCGCTCACCCCGGTGAAGTTTGCCCAGCCAAGTGGGAAGAAGGCGCCAAGACGCTGACTCCTTCCCTGGACCTGGTTGGCAAGATCTAA
- the leuE gene encoding leucine efflux protein LeuE has translation MLEQIGVVNFWAFVVGTVVIVLLPGPNSLYVLASGAGHGVREGYKAALGVVVGDGILMTLTALGAASLLKTLPMLYTGIRWLGAAYLLYLGLRLLQSAFRQGGPVQSVDTRLRHETRFRKALLLSLLNPKAILFFLSFFVQFVDPSKGHTGLAFMVLGLVVEIISICYLSLLIFGGDRLAGMFRRHQRLSRMGNGSVGLLFMGFAARMIGD, from the coding sequence GTGCTTGAGCAAATCGGTGTAGTCAATTTCTGGGCGTTTGTTGTGGGCACGGTGGTCATCGTGCTTTTGCCTGGCCCCAATTCTTTGTACGTGTTGGCCAGTGGCGCCGGTCACGGTGTGCGCGAAGGCTATAAAGCGGCCTTGGGCGTGGTGGTGGGCGATGGTATTTTAATGACGCTGACCGCCTTGGGCGCTGCCTCGCTGCTCAAGACACTGCCGATGTTGTATACGGGCATACGGTGGCTCGGTGCCGCTTATTTGCTGTATCTGGGTTTGCGGCTCTTGCAGTCGGCCTTTCGGCAAGGGGGGCCAGTGCAGTCCGTGGACACGCGCCTGCGTCACGAAACCCGTTTCCGCAAAGCCTTGCTGCTGAGCTTGTTAAACCCCAAGGCCATCCTGTTTTTCCTGTCCTTTTTTGTGCAGTTTGTGGACCCCTCCAAAGGTCACACGGGCTTGGCCTTTATGGTGCTGGGCCTGGTGGTGGAGATCATCAGCATTTGCTATTTGTCTTTGCTGATTTTTGGCGGTGACCGCCTGGCAGGAATGTTTCGACGTCATCAGCGTTTGTCCCGCATGGGCAATGGCTCGGTGGGGCTGCTGTTCATGGGCTTTGCCGCCCGCATGATCGGCGACTGA
- a CDS encoding ABC transporter ATP-binding protein has translation MVSVDPQAVPRLELRQITKAYPAVVANDHVSLSILPGQIHAVLGENGAGKSTLMKIIYGVIKPDQGEILWDGQAVQISSPAAARQLGIGMVFQHFSLFDTLTVTENIALGLPASTNMKELAGRIRETASQYGLDLDPQRHIHTLSVGECQRVEIVRALLGKPKLLILDEPTSVLTPQAVRRLFGTLRQLAAEGCSIVYISHKLDEIRELCNACTVMRMGKVTGYCDPRQETTASLSRLMIGAEPQSLGERRARQGGTLLQVRHLQLSKSHPFACELQDVSFDLHQGEILGVAGISGNGQQELLAALSGEDTRAQADMILLDGQPIAQRDAAWRRDQGMGFVPEERLGRGAVPELSLAQNLLLSHQNQETVKRGFLRFSSIRRLAGGIIKRFRVKTSNEQAAANSLSGGNLQKYIIGREVTRQPRILVIAQPTWGVDVGAAAQIHAELLALRDAGCALLVISEELDELFAIADRLIVISKGRMSPSIPVAQASVDQIGQWMSGLWTEDKHVQA, from the coding sequence ATGGTGTCCGTAGACCCCCAGGCGGTACCACGCCTGGAGCTTCGCCAGATCACCAAGGCCTACCCGGCCGTGGTCGCCAATGACCATGTCTCCCTGTCTATCCTGCCGGGGCAGATTCACGCTGTGTTGGGGGAAAATGGCGCCGGCAAGTCCACCCTGATGAAAATCATTTATGGGGTGATCAAGCCCGATCAGGGCGAGATTCTGTGGGACGGCCAAGCGGTTCAGATCAGCAGCCCGGCAGCGGCACGGCAACTGGGTATCGGAATGGTGTTTCAGCATTTTTCGCTGTTTGACACCCTGACCGTTACGGAAAACATTGCCCTGGGTCTGCCCGCTTCCACCAATATGAAGGAGCTGGCGGGGCGCATCCGCGAGACCGCCAGTCAATACGGGCTGGACCTGGACCCGCAGCGTCACATTCATACCTTGTCGGTAGGCGAATGTCAGCGGGTAGAGATCGTGCGTGCTTTGCTGGGCAAGCCCAAGCTGCTGATTCTGGATGAGCCCACCTCGGTGCTCACGCCCCAAGCGGTGCGCCGCCTGTTTGGCACGTTGCGTCAGCTGGCTGCCGAAGGCTGCAGCATTGTTTATATCAGTCATAAGCTCGATGAGATCCGTGAGCTGTGCAATGCCTGTACGGTCATGCGCATGGGCAAGGTCACGGGCTACTGCGATCCGCGCCAGGAGACCACGGCCAGTTTGTCGCGCCTGATGATTGGCGCCGAACCCCAGTCCTTGGGCGAGCGCCGTGCACGGCAGGGGGGCACGCTTTTGCAGGTCCGTCACTTGCAGCTGAGCAAATCGCACCCCTTTGCCTGCGAGTTGCAGGATGTCAGCTTTGATCTGCACCAGGGCGAAATCCTGGGTGTGGCCGGGATTTCGGGCAATGGACAGCAGGAGTTGCTGGCCGCCTTGTCGGGTGAGGATACCCGGGCACAGGCTGACATGATCTTGCTGGATGGTCAGCCTATTGCCCAGCGTGACGCGGCCTGGCGCCGTGACCAGGGCATGGGCTTTGTGCCTGAGGAGCGCCTGGGGCGGGGCGCGGTGCCGGAATTGTCGCTGGCACAAAACCTGCTGCTGTCCCATCAGAATCAAGAGACGGTCAAACGCGGTTTTTTGCGCTTTTCCAGCATTCGTCGTCTGGCGGGCGGGATTATCAAGCGCTTCCGAGTCAAAACCTCTAATGAGCAGGCCGCAGCCAACAGTCTGTCTGGGGGGAATCTGCAAAAGTACATTATCGGCCGTGAAGTGACCCGTCAGCCCCGGATTCTGGTGATTGCCCAGCCGACCTGGGGCGTGGACGTTGGGGCGGCTGCCCAGATTCATGCTGAACTGCTGGCCCTGCGCGATGCCGGCTGTGCCTTGCTGGTGATCTCTGAAGAACTGGATGAATTGTTTGCGATCGCCGATCGTCTGATTGTTATCTCCAAAGGTCGTATGTCTCCCTCTATTCCCGTGGCGCAAGCCAGTGTTGATCAGATCGGGCAATGGATGAGCGGTTTGTGGACGGAGGACAAGCATGTTCAGGCTTGA
- a CDS encoding ABC transporter permease: protein MFRLETRATPSTLMAWCSPLLAVLLTMVVAGTLFWSLGKNPLAGLNVFFLEPLRDLNGWAEVGVKLIPLLLISVGLAICFRANIFNIGAEGQLVMGALAAGAFILHVDDGDNGGFFLIGVALACGMMGGMAWAAIVAFLKDRFNANEILVSLMLVYVAQHLLSYLVHGALRDPEGFGFPQSSLFSDGFLLPAVLPATRLHTGIVLALIASVAAWLFLTRSMAGFRLRVGGMAPLAARYAGFSSRRALWSSLLISGALAGLAGAAEVMGPVGQLTPSISPGYGFAAIIVAFVGRLHPLGLIFSSFVMSLLYIGGELAQSRLGLPNAITGIFQGILLFSLLACDVFITKRLVWRK from the coding sequence ATGTTCAGGCTTGAGACTCGCGCCACGCCCTCAACCTTGATGGCCTGGTGTTCCCCCTTGCTGGCCGTGTTGCTGACCATGGTGGTCGCCGGAACCTTGTTCTGGTCCCTGGGTAAAAATCCCCTGGCGGGCTTGAATGTCTTTTTTCTGGAACCCTTGCGTGACCTGAATGGCTGGGCCGAGGTGGGCGTCAAGCTGATTCCCCTGCTGCTGATCTCGGTCGGTCTGGCTATTTGTTTCCGGGCCAACATCTTCAATATTGGGGCGGAAGGGCAGTTGGTGATGGGAGCCTTGGCCGCCGGGGCGTTCATACTGCATGTGGACGATGGCGACAACGGTGGTTTTTTCCTGATTGGCGTGGCGCTGGCCTGCGGCATGATGGGCGGCATGGCCTGGGCTGCGATCGTGGCCTTTCTGAAAGACCGTTTCAATGCCAACGAGATTCTGGTTTCCCTGATGTTGGTTTATGTGGCTCAGCACCTGCTCAGCTATCTGGTGCACGGTGCCTTGCGCGATCCTGAGGGTTTCGGTTTTCCGCAGTCCAGTCTGTTTTCTGACGGGTTTCTCTTGCCCGCTGTCTTGCCGGCGACTCGCTTGCATACCGGTATTGTTCTGGCCTTGATCGCCTCGGTGGCAGCCTGGCTGTTCCTGACGCGCAGCATGGCTGGTTTTCGTTTGCGGGTGGGGGGCATGGCCCCGCTGGCAGCTCGTTATGCCGGTTTTTCATCCCGCAGGGCGCTGTGGAGCTCTCTGCTCATTTCGGGCGCACTGGCCGGACTGGCCGGCGCAGCAGAGGTGATGGGCCCGGTCGGGCAGCTTACGCCCTCTATTTCTCCCGGCTATGGTTTTGCAGCCATTATCGTGGCCTTTGTGGGACGACTGCACCCGCTGGGGCTGATCTTCTCTTCCTTTGTGATGTCCTTGCTGTATATCGGTGGGGAATTGGCCCAAAGCCGTTTGGGCTTGCCCAATGCGATCACCGGCATTTTTCAGGGCATCCTCTTGTTTTCCTTGTTGGCTTGTGACGTGTTCATCACCAAGCGTTTGGTCTGGAGAAAGTAA
- a CDS encoding diaminopimelate dehydrogenase, translated as MSSKIRVGIAGYGNLGRGVELSLAQNPDMELVGVFTRRDPASLQLQSAGVPVRALDQIEHYRNDIDVLILCSGSKNDLPEQGPALARWFTTVDSFDTHARVPEYYAAVDAAAQGAGTTALIAVGWDPGLFSLNRLYGECVLPVGQTYTFWGKGLSQGHSDAIRRVAGVAGGVQYTLPVEAAVQRVRNGEQPELSTREKHKRQCFVVLEQGADADAVREAIVTMPDYFADYDTEVNFIDAQTLARDHAAMPHGGFVIRSGQSAAGSQQVVEYGLKLGSNPEFTSSVLVAYARAAYRMNKNGQIGAQTVLDVPPGLLSPKSPAQLRKELL; from the coding sequence ATGAGTAGCAAAATCCGTGTCGGTATTGCAGGTTACGGCAATTTGGGGCGAGGCGTAGAGCTGTCCCTGGCACAAAACCCGGACATGGAGCTGGTCGGCGTTTTTACCCGTCGCGATCCCGCTTCCCTGCAACTGCAAAGTGCCGGTGTGCCCGTACGCGCCCTGGACCAGATTGAGCACTACCGTAATGATATTGACGTGCTGATTCTCTGTAGTGGCTCTAAAAATGATCTGCCCGAGCAAGGCCCGGCTCTGGCGCGCTGGTTCACGACGGTGGACAGCTTTGATACCCATGCCCGTGTTCCTGAGTATTACGCGGCGGTGGATGCAGCAGCGCAAGGCGCTGGCACGACGGCCTTGATTGCCGTGGGTTGGGACCCCGGCCTGTTTTCCCTGAACCGCCTGTATGGGGAATGTGTGCTTCCAGTGGGGCAGACCTACACCTTCTGGGGCAAGGGTCTGAGCCAGGGACACTCGGATGCCATCCGTCGGGTGGCCGGGGTCGCCGGGGGCGTGCAATATACCTTGCCCGTCGAAGCAGCGGTCCAGCGCGTGCGTAATGGCGAACAGCCGGAGCTGAGCACCCGTGAAAAGCACAAGCGCCAGTGTTTTGTCGTGCTGGAGCAGGGTGCGGATGCCGATGCTGTGCGAGAAGCCATTGTGACCATGCCCGACTATTTCGCTGACTATGACACCGAAGTGAATTTCATCGACGCCCAGACCCTGGCGCGAGATCATGCCGCCATGCCTCACGGTGGCTTTGTCATTCGCAGTGGTCAGTCTGCGGCGGGCTCGCAGCAAGTGGTGGAATACGGATTGAAGCTGGGCAGCAACCCGGAATTCACGTCCAGCGTTCTGGTGGCCTACGCTCGTGCCGCCTACCGCATGAACAAGAATGGTCAGATCGGTGCTCAGACTGTGCTGGATGTGCCGCCTGGGCTGCTCTCGCCCAAGTCACCCGCGCAGTTGCGCAAAGAGCTGCTGTAA